From Coffea arabica cultivar ET-39 chromosome 2e, Coffea Arabica ET-39 HiFi, whole genome shotgun sequence, the proteins below share one genomic window:
- the LOC140003686 gene encoding KH domain-containing protein At1g09660/At1g09670-like isoform X2: protein MVFGFMENRIAAGSYFQYSPSGGHPPLQRYLADLIAERRNLGPFIPILRVCSRLLNQEIMRVSGLVSNQYLDHERMGHESPYGSLGQHPNGGPMSVETWNPLGTEENRLLQKLAPFQPSPLEWYSVPGTTPIVKRVIRLDVPVDKFPNYNFVGRILGPRGNSLKRVEAMTECRIYIRGQGSVKDCSKEEKLKDKPGYEHLNEPLHILLEAEFPEDMIDSRVDHAVAILEKLLKPVDESMDLYKKQQLRELAMLNGTLREESPIMSPSMSPSMSPFNSTGMKRAKTGR, encoded by the exons ATGGTTTTTGGGTTTATGGAGAATAGAATAGCTGCAGGGAGTTACTTTCAGTACTCTCCATCTGGAGGTCATCCCCCACTTCAGAG ATATCTGGCAGATTTAATAGCAGAGAGGCGCAATTTGGGACCTTTTATACCAATTTTGCGTGTATGCAGCAGGCTTCTAAATCAAG AAATCATGCGGGTATCAGGATTGGTATCAAATCAGTATTTGGATCATGAAAGAATGGGCCATGAAAGTCCATATGGATCATTAGGTCAACATCCTAATGGAGGACCAATGAGTGTGGAGACATGGAATCCACTGGGAACAGAG GAAAATAGACTTCTCCAGAAGTTGGCTCCATTTCAACCTTCCCCTCTGGAATGGTATTCAGTTCCAGGAACTACTCCCATTGTGAAAAGAGTCATCCGACTGGATGTTCCTGTAGACAAGTTTCCAAAT TATAATTTTGTTGGCCGAATTCTGGGTCCACGTGGAAACTCCCTGAAACGTGTTGAAGCCATGACAGAATGTAGAATTTATATAAGAGGTCAGGGCTCGGTTAAGGATTGTAGCAAG GAagagaaattaaaagataaACCTGGATATGAACACCTCAACGAGCCACTACACATCTTGCTGGAAGCTGAATTTCCTGAAGATATGATTGATTCCCGTGTGGATCATGCAGTTGCCATATTGGAAAAGCTTTTAAAACCTGTG GATGAGTCCATGGATCTTTATAAGAAGCAACAACTAAGAGAATTAGCTATGTTAAATGGAACTCTAAGGGAAGAAAGCCCTATCATGAGCCCGAGTATGAGCCCCAGCATGTCTCCTTTTAATAGCACTGGAATGAAACGTGCAAAGACAGGGAGATAA
- the LOC140003686 gene encoding KH domain-containing protein At1g09660/At1g09670-like isoform X1 produces the protein MVFGFMENRIAAGSYFQYSPSGGHPPLQRSTSISDRERYLADLIAERRNLGPFIPILRVCSRLLNQEIMRVSGLVSNQYLDHERMGHESPYGSLGQHPNGGPMSVETWNPLGTEENRLLQKLAPFQPSPLEWYSVPGTTPIVKRVIRLDVPVDKFPNYNFVGRILGPRGNSLKRVEAMTECRIYIRGQGSVKDCSKEEKLKDKPGYEHLNEPLHILLEAEFPEDMIDSRVDHAVAILEKLLKPVDESMDLYKKQQLRELAMLNGTLREESPIMSPSMSPSMSPFNSTGMKRAKTGR, from the exons ATGGTTTTTGGGTTTATGGAGAATAGAATAGCTGCAGGGAGTTACTTTCAGTACTCTCCATCTGGAGGTCATCCCCCACTTCAGAGGTCTACTTCCATTTCAGATCGTGAAAG ATATCTGGCAGATTTAATAGCAGAGAGGCGCAATTTGGGACCTTTTATACCAATTTTGCGTGTATGCAGCAGGCTTCTAAATCAAG AAATCATGCGGGTATCAGGATTGGTATCAAATCAGTATTTGGATCATGAAAGAATGGGCCATGAAAGTCCATATGGATCATTAGGTCAACATCCTAATGGAGGACCAATGAGTGTGGAGACATGGAATCCACTGGGAACAGAG GAAAATAGACTTCTCCAGAAGTTGGCTCCATTTCAACCTTCCCCTCTGGAATGGTATTCAGTTCCAGGAACTACTCCCATTGTGAAAAGAGTCATCCGACTGGATGTTCCTGTAGACAAGTTTCCAAAT TATAATTTTGTTGGCCGAATTCTGGGTCCACGTGGAAACTCCCTGAAACGTGTTGAAGCCATGACAGAATGTAGAATTTATATAAGAGGTCAGGGCTCGGTTAAGGATTGTAGCAAG GAagagaaattaaaagataaACCTGGATATGAACACCTCAACGAGCCACTACACATCTTGCTGGAAGCTGAATTTCCTGAAGATATGATTGATTCCCGTGTGGATCATGCAGTTGCCATATTGGAAAAGCTTTTAAAACCTGTG GATGAGTCCATGGATCTTTATAAGAAGCAACAACTAAGAGAATTAGCTATGTTAAATGGAACTCTAAGGGAAGAAAGCCCTATCATGAGCCCGAGTATGAGCCCCAGCATGTCTCCTTTTAATAGCACTGGAATGAAACGTGCAAAGACAGGGAGATAA